A window of the Bombina bombina isolate aBomBom1 chromosome 3, aBomBom1.pri, whole genome shotgun sequence genome harbors these coding sequences:
- the EVA1B gene encoding protein eva-1 homolog B: MEAHKKEMEFLSNSIAAYAHIRDNPESFGLYFVLGVCFGLILTLCLLVIRISCKPRTPSRPLKPKATPPKDCTKEPLSVVSVDDDDPDSDDNEETFILNPVTETPLGNSSPVDGTLSVNVFTSAEELERAQRLEERERIIREIWRNGQPDILGTGAGTIGRVHYY, from the exons atggaggctcacaagaaagagaTGGAATTCCTTAGTAACAGCATTGCAGCCTACGCTCACATCCGAG ATAACCCAGAATCATTTGGTCTTTACTTTGTTCTTGGAGTCTGTTTTGGATTGATATTAACCCTCTGCTTACTCGTGATACGCATTTCCTGCAAACCTCGGACTCCCAGTCGGCCTTTAAAACCAAAGGCAACCCCACCTAAGGATTGCACCAAGGAGCCACTTTCTGTGGTTAGTGTTGATGACGATGATCCAGATAGTGATGACAATGAGGAAACATTCATCCTGAATCCTGTGACAGAAACTCCTCTGGGTAACTCATCACCTGTGGATGGCACACTGTCAGTTAATGTTTTCACATCAGCAGAAGAATTGGAGCGTGCTCAGAGGTTAGAGGAGCGAGAAAGAATAATCCGAGAGATATGGCGTAATGGACAACCTGATATCCTGGGTACAGGAGCTGGCACAATAGGCCGTGTACATTACTATTGA